The following are encoded together in the Pseudoalteromonas ruthenica genome:
- a CDS encoding M16 family metallopeptidase: MKLSLLATGVAFALTLGGCQSTQTTTSTPTAAEAAPQSQAVFSQDYVLEELDNGLRVMVVKTDYPDVVSLQIPVSVGSRNEVEPGKTGFAHFFEHMMFKGSEKFPAHVYADILKNSGVDNRAYTTNDYTNYHLNFSKEHLDKVLEIEADIFQNLSYSEEQFRTEALTVKGEYLKNNASPIRKLLAAVRNEAFDKHTYKHTTMGFFADIEAMPDQSEYGQTFFERFYKPEYVSLVIVGDVDPQATIAMVKKHWGNWQQGDYQADIPVEPQQQAPRYVHEQYEGLPGHWLLVSYKGAAWQPQKKDRAALDLLSQLYFSENSDLYQELVVDKQIASQMFTYNPETKDPGLMHVFVKVDDEQHLTTVRDAINRTYAKARTELVDESRLQALKSHQKYSFINSLDSSQSIASTLARYMHFERDPEVINTLYATADNISAEDIRTMANKYFVDSNRTTVTMSASESVAGFANEVRLDALVAEHQNKPTERHFTVLDNTNSSPLVDVNWLFYTGAAADPEGKKGLAALTAAMIAKGGSESQSYKDIQKALYPMAGSFSYQIDKEMMSFRGRIHKDNADKWYALVSEQLLNPGFREDDFQRLQKELVDSIKSGLKASNDEELGKEVLYSKLYQGHPYESYNYGDLSDLENITLADVRAFYQQQLTQSKLHLGITGAMPEELKTQLLTDLQGLPKGEQRRLNVPDAPALDGRYATIVEKSAKSTAVSFGFPIDTTRSHKDWTALWLVRSYLGEHRNSNAQLFQRIRQVRGMNYGDYAYIEYFPRGMFQTKPDANLGRSEQIFQVWLRPLRSNNDAHFATRTALFELDKLIANGMSEADFAATRNFLSNYVPQLVASQDRQLGYALDSRFYDTDNFVDYVREQLSSLSVEDVNRVISENLQSDNMHYVFVTGDGADMQQRLASEQESPLQYNTEKPQSLLDEDKQIQSYPLRIPAENIEVLAVDTVFE, translated from the coding sequence ATGAAACTTTCTCTATTAGCGACAGGTGTCGCCTTCGCGCTCACTCTTGGCGGTTGCCAAAGCACGCAAACGACGACCAGCACCCCAACGGCTGCTGAGGCCGCGCCACAGTCACAAGCGGTGTTCTCCCAAGACTATGTACTTGAAGAGCTTGATAATGGTCTGCGAGTCATGGTGGTGAAAACAGACTACCCCGATGTCGTGTCATTACAAATCCCGGTGTCCGTAGGCTCACGTAATGAGGTGGAACCAGGAAAAACCGGCTTTGCACACTTCTTTGAACACATGATGTTCAAAGGCTCTGAGAAATTTCCTGCACACGTGTATGCAGATATCTTGAAAAATTCTGGGGTCGATAATCGCGCTTACACCACGAACGATTACACCAATTATCACCTTAACTTCTCCAAAGAGCACCTCGATAAGGTGCTAGAAATTGAAGCGGATATCTTCCAAAACTTGAGTTACAGTGAAGAGCAATTCCGTACCGAAGCGCTGACCGTCAAAGGCGAATACTTAAAGAATAATGCCAGTCCAATCCGTAAGTTATTAGCGGCGGTGCGTAATGAGGCCTTTGATAAGCATACCTATAAACACACCACTATGGGCTTTTTTGCCGACATTGAAGCCATGCCGGACCAAAGTGAATATGGGCAAACCTTTTTCGAGCGCTTTTATAAGCCGGAATATGTTTCTTTGGTGATTGTCGGTGATGTTGACCCGCAAGCGACCATTGCGATGGTGAAAAAGCACTGGGGCAATTGGCAGCAAGGGGATTATCAAGCCGATATTCCTGTTGAACCGCAACAACAGGCGCCTCGTTATGTGCATGAGCAATACGAAGGGCTACCCGGGCACTGGTTATTAGTGTCATACAAAGGTGCAGCGTGGCAGCCGCAGAAAAAAGACCGCGCGGCGCTTGATTTGCTCTCACAACTATACTTTTCTGAGAACTCAGATTTGTATCAAGAGTTGGTTGTTGATAAACAAATTGCCAGCCAAATGTTCACTTACAACCCGGAAACCAAAGACCCAGGCTTGATGCATGTGTTTGTGAAGGTGGATGATGAGCAGCACCTCACTACCGTGCGCGATGCTATCAACCGCACTTATGCCAAGGCACGTACAGAGTTGGTCGATGAAAGCCGGCTACAAGCCTTGAAATCGCACCAAAAGTATAGCTTTATTAATAGCTTAGATTCATCACAAAGCATCGCCTCAACCCTTGCGCGGTACATGCATTTCGAGCGTGACCCTGAGGTGATCAACACCTTGTATGCCACTGCCGATAATATTAGTGCCGAAGATATTCGCACCATGGCGAATAAATACTTTGTCGATAGTAATCGTACCACGGTGACGATGTCGGCTAGTGAGTCGGTCGCAGGCTTTGCCAACGAGGTGCGCCTTGATGCTTTAGTCGCTGAGCATCAAAATAAACCTACCGAGCGCCATTTCACCGTGCTCGATAACACGAATAGTTCACCGCTGGTGGATGTTAACTGGTTATTCTACACCGGCGCGGCTGCCGACCCAGAGGGCAAAAAAGGTTTGGCGGCTCTGACTGCGGCAATGATTGCCAAAGGCGGCAGTGAGTCACAAAGCTATAAAGATATTCAAAAGGCTTTATACCCCATGGCGGGGAGCTTTAGCTATCAAATTGACAAAGAAATGATGTCGTTTCGTGGCCGTATTCACAAAGACAATGCTGACAAATGGTATGCCTTGGTGAGCGAGCAATTGCTAAACCCAGGATTTCGCGAAGACGACTTCCAGCGGTTGCAAAAGGAGCTTGTCGATAGCATTAAATCAGGCTTAAAAGCGTCTAACGATGAGGAGCTGGGCAAGGAGGTACTGTATAGCAAGCTGTATCAAGGCCATCCTTATGAAAGTTATAATTACGGCGACTTATCTGATCTGGAGAATATTACCTTAGCGGATGTGCGGGCCTTTTATCAGCAACAGCTGACCCAAAGTAAACTGCACTTGGGTATTACGGGAGCCATGCCAGAAGAGCTGAAAACGCAGCTGTTAACGGACCTACAGGGCTTACCAAAAGGTGAGCAACGCCGCCTTAATGTGCCTGACGCTCCAGCCCTTGACGGGCGTTACGCTACTATTGTCGAAAAGTCGGCAAAATCAACGGCAGTGTCGTTTGGCTTCCCTATTGATACCACGCGCTCGCACAAAGACTGGACAGCATTATGGTTAGTGCGTTCATACTTAGGTGAGCACCGTAACTCGAACGCTCAGTTATTCCAGCGTATTCGTCAGGTTCGGGGGATGAACTATGGCGACTATGCCTACATCGAGTACTTCCCTCGTGGTATGTTCCAAACTAAACCAGATGCTAACCTAGGGCGCTCTGAGCAAATCTTCCAGGTATGGCTAAGGCCGCTGCGCTCAAATAACGATGCTCACTTTGCTACTCGCACCGCTTTATTCGAGCTCGATAAACTCATTGCCAATGGCATGAGCGAAGCGGACTTTGCAGCAACGCGAAACTTCTTAAGTAACTATGTGCCGCAACTGGTAGCCAGCCAAGACCGACAGCTAGGCTATGCCCTAGATAGTCGCTTTTACGACACCGATAACTTTGTCGACTATGTACGTGAGCAGCTCAGTAGCCTAAGCGTCGAAGATGTAAATCGGGTGATCAGTGAGAATCTACAAAGCGACAATATGCACTATGTGTTTGTTACTGGAGATGGCGCCGATATGCAGCAACGACTGGCCTCGGAGCAGGAATCACCGCTGCAGTACAACACTGAGAAACCGCAATCGCTGCTTGACGAAGACAAGCAAATCCAAAGCTACCCTTTGCGTATTCCCGCTGAGAATATAGAGGTGTTGGCGGTCGACACCGTCTTTGAATAA
- a CDS encoding alkaline phosphatase D family protein, whose translation MSAKLLLGPILGLESDTLYTFVFVTDNNVQQCHVAVEGQNLEAVEIGSLSAGKVWKARIELETTGYLDYRITINGEDAADQQGQQLWTFYVPEQGEKPRLAYASCNGFSDYKMMNATEKPYYLWREMHAQHQQAPFSLLLMGGDQVYADSIWSQVPTLQRWNELDKEQKITRQVSKEMRNQVTRFYSQLYLARWNKAPMAAMLASVPSLMMWDDHDIFDGWGSYPDDLQSCPVYQCIYEAAREVFTLLQLRGSDNHGLLAGEQGCDFSFALRFRDYHILALDNRSERSLSQVMSDNCWAHVTDYLDSQCQQGDLLVMTAVPVVYRDFSFAERAVDATPWQEELTDDLKDHWRAKEHEGERARLIMRLIDNAKQRQGKTVLLSGDVHVGALGVIRAPQSQGVVKIHQVVSSGIMHPAPTFMQWLGICAITNDDLEYIDEGEQITASMLRPFGSAKYIRARNFVSMCQGDDGKLWVNWLIEGKDKPSYPIN comes from the coding sequence ATGTCAGCCAAGCTATTATTGGGGCCTATTCTTGGCCTTGAATCAGATACCCTGTATACCTTTGTCTTTGTGACCGATAACAATGTGCAGCAATGTCATGTTGCGGTGGAAGGGCAGAACTTAGAGGCGGTTGAAATCGGTTCCCTAAGTGCGGGGAAGGTATGGAAAGCCCGTATCGAACTTGAAACCACAGGTTACCTGGATTACCGCATTACTATCAACGGCGAGGACGCCGCAGACCAACAAGGTCAACAGCTGTGGACATTTTACGTGCCTGAGCAGGGAGAAAAACCGCGCTTAGCCTATGCCTCATGTAATGGTTTTTCCGATTATAAGATGATGAATGCCACAGAAAAACCTTACTATTTATGGCGTGAAATGCATGCACAACACCAGCAGGCGCCATTTTCGCTGCTGTTAATGGGAGGCGATCAGGTTTACGCCGACTCCATATGGTCCCAAGTCCCCACATTACAGCGTTGGAATGAACTTGATAAAGAGCAGAAAATAACGCGCCAAGTTAGCAAAGAGATGCGCAACCAAGTGACGCGATTTTATAGCCAACTGTATTTAGCTCGCTGGAATAAAGCGCCAATGGCGGCGATGCTGGCTTCAGTGCCATCGTTAATGATGTGGGATGATCATGATATTTTCGATGGCTGGGGGAGTTACCCTGATGATTTGCAGAGCTGCCCCGTGTATCAGTGTATCTATGAGGCGGCCCGTGAGGTGTTCACTTTGTTACAATTACGCGGCAGCGATAACCACGGTTTACTTGCCGGTGAACAAGGTTGTGACTTTTCATTTGCGCTGAGATTTCGCGATTACCATATTTTGGCCCTGGATAACCGCTCTGAGCGCAGTTTAAGCCAGGTGATGTCGGATAATTGTTGGGCTCATGTGACCGATTACCTCGATAGCCAATGCCAACAAGGAGATTTGTTGGTGATGACTGCTGTGCCTGTGGTCTATCGTGATTTCTCTTTCGCTGAGCGTGCGGTTGATGCCACCCCTTGGCAAGAAGAGCTGACTGATGATTTAAAAGATCATTGGCGGGCAAAAGAGCATGAAGGGGAGCGCGCTCGTTTAATTATGCGACTCATTGATAATGCCAAGCAACGTCAAGGCAAAACCGTGTTGCTGTCGGGGGATGTGCATGTGGGGGCTCTGGGAGTGATCAGGGCGCCACAATCTCAAGGCGTGGTGAAAATTCACCAAGTGGTGTCCTCGGGGATTATGCACCCGGCGCCGACCTTTATGCAGTGGCTCGGGATTTGTGCGATCACCAATGACGATTTGGAATACATTGATGAAGGGGAGCAAATTACGGCTTCCATGCTGCGCCCATTTGGCTCAGCAAAGTACATTCGCGCTCGTAATTTTGTGTCCATGTGCCAAGGTGATGACGGCAAACTATGGGTCAACTGGCTCATTGAAGGCAAAGATAAGCCGAGTTATCCCATTAACTAG
- the srmB gene encoding ATP-dependent RNA helicase SrmB, whose protein sequence is MQFADFDLDAALLKAIDAMGFSKATSIQQLAIPEALDGRDVLAGAPTGTGKTAAFLIPAIQYLLDHPRRNPGFARVLIMAPTRELAYQVHEQCEKLAAHTHLKIGVVTGGINYGSHKEIFEKNNDVLIATPGRLMEYLDTENFHAEDVEMLILDEADRMLDMGFRKEMLRICEEAKNRRQCLLFSATLEGEAVEKFSERILNEPAKLEASPSRRERGKILQWVHLADDYEHKLALLTHLLKQSDVEKAVVFVKTRERLEKLVGELYTNDIKTTWLRGEMPQDKRMAAMASFHSGRTNILVATDVAARGIDVSDISHVINFDMPRTADVYVHRIGRTARAGKKGTAISLVEAHDVAMVGKIERYTDQVLKRRKIKGLEPQHKEPKLPPKKKKDPAKIKAKRKKAKAKIKAKK, encoded by the coding sequence ATGCAATTTGCCGATTTTGATCTTGATGCCGCGCTTTTAAAAGCCATTGATGCCATGGGCTTTAGCAAAGCCACCAGCATCCAACAGCTCGCCATCCCAGAGGCCCTTGATGGTCGCGACGTACTTGCGGGTGCACCAACGGGCACAGGGAAAACGGCAGCGTTCTTGATCCCTGCAATTCAATACTTACTCGACCACCCGCGTCGTAACCCAGGTTTCGCTCGCGTGCTGATCATGGCACCAACGCGCGAACTTGCTTACCAAGTCCATGAGCAGTGTGAAAAGCTCGCAGCCCACACGCACCTAAAAATTGGCGTGGTGACCGGCGGCATCAACTACGGCAGTCATAAAGAAATCTTTGAAAAGAACAACGATGTGCTGATTGCCACTCCTGGACGGTTAATGGAGTATTTGGATACCGAAAACTTCCACGCCGAGGATGTGGAAATGTTGATCCTCGATGAAGCCGATCGCATGCTAGATATGGGCTTTCGCAAAGAAATGCTGCGCATCTGTGAGGAAGCCAAAAACCGACGCCAATGTCTGCTATTTTCGGCCACCTTGGAAGGCGAAGCAGTAGAAAAGTTCTCCGAGCGAATCCTTAATGAGCCCGCTAAACTTGAAGCTTCACCCTCGCGTCGCGAGCGCGGCAAGATCTTACAATGGGTTCACTTGGCCGATGATTACGAGCACAAGTTGGCACTACTGACCCATCTATTGAAACAAAGTGATGTGGAAAAGGCCGTGGTGTTTGTGAAAACCCGCGAGCGTTTAGAAAAGTTAGTGGGCGAGCTTTATACTAATGATATAAAAACCACATGGCTACGTGGCGAGATGCCACAGGATAAACGCATGGCAGCCATGGCTAGCTTTCACAGTGGTCGCACTAATATTTTGGTGGCCACAGATGTCGCCGCACGCGGCATTGATGTCAGCGATATCAGCCATGTCATCAACTTTGATATGCCACGCACGGCCGATGTATACGTGCACCGCATTGGCCGCACGGCCCGTGCAGGTAAAAAAGGCACCGCTATTTCCTTGGTTGAGGCCCATGATGTGGCCATGGTTGGCAAAATAGAGCGTTATACCGATCAAGTACTGAAACGGCGCAAAATAAAGGGCTTAGAGCCACAACATAAAGAGCCTAAGTTGCCACCGAAAAAGAAAAAAGATCCGGCCAAGATCAAAGCCAAGCGCAAAAAAGCCAAGGCTAAAATCAAAGCCAAAAAGTAG
- a CDS encoding tRNA1(Val) (adenine(37)-N6)-methyltransferase — MAGFNFKRFSIAQDNVAMKVSTDGILLGAWADVSQARRILDVGTGTGLLALMAKQRAPDACVHGIDIEPDACTQAQLNVAASPWPEVAISRCDANTFTPEQAVDLVISNPPYFDNALKAGSDKRTLARHTDSLPFSELLGVWQRASHSQTELAVILPLSGAEQLHQLVLQQGGYLRRCCRVKTTATKAVTRCLMQWSWQPSDCHYSELVIHQGDDYSAEYRALCQDFYLRF, encoded by the coding sequence GTGGCAGGATTTAACTTTAAACGCTTCTCCATCGCACAAGACAACGTCGCCATGAAGGTCTCAACCGATGGCATCTTGCTCGGTGCGTGGGCCGATGTCAGCCAGGCGCGGCGTATATTGGATGTGGGCACGGGCACAGGGCTACTGGCGTTAATGGCTAAGCAGCGGGCGCCCGACGCGTGTGTGCACGGCATTGATATTGAACCGGATGCTTGCACTCAAGCGCAGCTTAATGTTGCTGCGAGCCCCTGGCCTGAGGTGGCTATAAGCCGCTGTGATGCTAATACCTTCACGCCCGAGCAAGCGGTTGATTTAGTGATCAGTAATCCACCGTATTTCGATAATGCCCTTAAAGCCGGCAGCGACAAACGCACGTTGGCGCGTCATACCGATAGTTTACCTTTTAGTGAACTACTGGGTGTGTGGCAGCGAGCCAGCCACAGCCAGACTGAATTGGCGGTGATTTTGCCACTATCTGGCGCCGAGCAATTGCACCAATTGGTGCTGCAACAAGGGGGATATTTACGCCGTTGTTGTCGGGTGAAAACCACCGCCACTAAAGCCGTAACGCGCTGTTTAATGCAGTGGAGTTGGCAGCCAAGTGATTGCCATTATAGCGAGTTGGTGATTCATCAAGGCGATGATTACAGCGCCGAGTATCGCGCATTGTGTCAGGATTTTTACCTGCGTTTTTGA
- a CDS encoding alpha-amylase, whose translation MTTKTLLAASLSLGLAIPTTSHAAPTTFVHLFEWSWSDIAQECEQFLGPKGYAAVQVSPPNEHIQGSQWWTRYQPVSYELSSRGGNRSEFIDMVQRCGEAGVDIYVDTLINHMAAGSGVGTAGHSYGDKYFPDYSPQDFHTSCAINPEDYGNDRWRVQHCELVGLADLDTDAEYVQNTLANYINSLQSLGVKGFRFDAAKHVAADDIASLMSKVVGNPVVFQEVIDQGGEAVSASEYLATGLVTEFKYSTELGNTFRNGKLAWLSNFGEGWGFMPSSSAVVFVDNHDNQRGHGGGGNVITYADGRLYDLANVFMLAYPYGYPKVMSSYDYHGDTDAGGPSVPVHNNGELECFGSNWQCEHRWSYIAGGVDFRNNTTEHWQVTQWWDNGNNQIAFGRADAGHVAINKEEFALQATIATDMAPGRYCNVLKGTLSEDGSRCSAEVITVQSDGTINLDVAPWDAMAIHHQAKLPAVDDGDWQRTVIFIKAATASGEDLFLRGGIDHHYANTTQGRDCQTSNYQCAMPIRHNNLRNTTTAPWKINDNYLDWYGTEAGQSSDAPGSATDWTTDLWPSDWGTERTVIVDGYGVTALNTWGPHYWMLDVEMDCSRAVNGWFEIKAFVRNGQGWEGDINQPNSPYASANHFAQCGKINTFEFNSDTALIQSF comes from the coding sequence ATGACAACTAAAACCCTCCTCGCTGCGAGCCTCTCGTTAGGTCTTGCAATCCCGACGACAAGTCATGCCGCCCCGACCACCTTTGTTCACTTGTTTGAATGGAGTTGGTCGGACATCGCTCAAGAATGTGAGCAGTTCTTAGGCCCCAAAGGCTACGCTGCCGTGCAGGTGTCACCGCCCAATGAGCATATCCAAGGCAGCCAATGGTGGACTCGCTACCAACCGGTCAGTTATGAGCTCTCCAGTCGCGGTGGCAATCGCAGCGAGTTCATTGATATGGTCCAGCGTTGTGGCGAGGCCGGCGTGGATATCTATGTTGATACCCTGATTAATCACATGGCGGCGGGCAGTGGTGTTGGCACGGCAGGACACAGCTATGGGGATAAATATTTCCCAGATTACAGCCCACAAGACTTCCATACTAGCTGCGCTATCAATCCTGAAGATTATGGCAATGACCGTTGGCGCGTGCAGCATTGTGAATTGGTGGGCCTCGCGGACCTAGACACCGATGCCGAGTATGTGCAAAACACCTTAGCCAATTACATTAACTCACTGCAAAGCCTAGGGGTGAAAGGGTTTCGTTTTGATGCTGCGAAACATGTTGCAGCAGATGATATTGCCAGCTTGATGAGCAAGGTGGTAGGCAACCCGGTGGTATTCCAAGAGGTGATTGATCAAGGCGGTGAAGCTGTCAGCGCTTCGGAATATCTGGCCACAGGCTTGGTCACCGAATTTAAATACAGCACCGAGCTTGGCAACACCTTTCGCAATGGCAAACTCGCCTGGTTGAGTAATTTTGGTGAAGGGTGGGGGTTTATGCCGAGCTCCTCAGCAGTGGTGTTCGTCGATAATCACGACAACCAGCGTGGTCACGGTGGGGGCGGTAATGTAATCACCTATGCCGATGGCCGTTTATATGATTTAGCGAACGTATTTATGCTTGCCTATCCCTATGGTTACCCTAAGGTGATGTCGAGTTATGACTATCACGGCGATACCGATGCTGGCGGGCCCAGTGTGCCGGTGCATAATAACGGCGAGTTAGAATGCTTTGGCAGCAACTGGCAGTGCGAACACCGGTGGTCTTATATCGCCGGTGGCGTGGATTTTCGCAATAACACCACCGAGCACTGGCAAGTGACGCAGTGGTGGGATAATGGCAATAACCAAATAGCCTTTGGCCGGGCGGATGCCGGGCATGTGGCCATTAATAAGGAAGAGTTCGCGTTGCAGGCGACGATCGCCACTGACATGGCTCCAGGACGCTATTGCAATGTACTTAAAGGTACGCTGAGTGAAGATGGCAGTCGCTGTAGCGCTGAGGTCATTACCGTACAATCCGATGGCACTATTAACCTTGATGTGGCCCCTTGGGATGCGATGGCTATTCATCATCAAGCCAAATTACCTGCCGTCGATGACGGTGACTGGCAGCGTACGGTGATCTTTATCAAGGCAGCCACCGCAAGCGGCGAGGATCTATTTCTACGCGGCGGCATTGACCACCACTATGCCAACACCACACAAGGGCGCGATTGCCAAACTAGTAACTACCAATGTGCCATGCCTATTCGTCACAACAACCTACGGAATACCACCACAGCGCCGTGGAAAATCAATGATAACTACCTTGATTGGTATGGTACTGAGGCGGGGCAAAGCAGTGATGCTCCCGGCAGTGCGACCGACTGGACCACCGACCTTTGGCCCAGCGACTGGGGCACTGAACGCACCGTGATTGTTGATGGTTATGGAGTGACAGCGCTTAATACGTGGGGGCCGCATTATTGGATGCTGGATGTTGAGATGGATTGCAGCCGCGCGGTAAATGGCTGGTTTGAAATTAAAGCCTTTGTGCGCAATGGCCAAGGCTGGGAGGGAGATATTAACCAGCCGAATAGCCCTTATGCGAGCGCAAATCATTTTGCACAATGTGGCAAAATAAACACCTTTGAATTCAATAGCGATACCGCACTCATACAAAGTTTTTAG
- a CDS encoding cation transporter, which produces MMSALNTQKLLLFSCISALLLALLGLILGLWLDSLVILFDGAYSLVSVLLTAISLLTAAYLNSPNSRRRALLSQRLPSIVIAFKGFVIALMCSVSFISALLAMMDGGRTINTAAALLFGVINLLACIGAYTVIKAQAGASALVIAETKQWFMDAVISAAVIAGFFIAALLTYFDLSVYAAYADPIMVIVASVYFIVVPVKMMLAALKQLQTCPVQRSYCRTQI; this is translated from the coding sequence ATGATGTCTGCTTTAAATACTCAGAAGCTATTGCTGTTTTCTTGCATAAGCGCGCTTTTACTAGCCTTATTAGGCCTCATTTTGGGTCTATGGTTAGACTCCTTGGTGATTTTATTTGACGGTGCTTACTCCCTTGTCAGTGTGTTATTAACGGCTATCTCACTGCTTACCGCCGCATATCTAAATTCGCCAAACTCTCGGCGACGTGCCTTACTAAGTCAGCGCTTACCCTCCATTGTTATTGCTTTTAAGGGGTTTGTTATCGCACTGATGTGCAGTGTGTCTTTTATCTCAGCCCTGCTGGCTATGATGGATGGTGGTCGCACTATCAATACTGCGGCCGCACTGTTATTTGGTGTCATCAACCTGCTGGCTTGTATAGGTGCTTACACAGTGATTAAAGCCCAAGCTGGTGCATCTGCTTTGGTAATAGCTGAAACCAAGCAATGGTTTATGGATGCGGTGATCAGCGCTGCGGTTATCGCCGGATTTTTCATCGCAGCCCTGCTCACTTATTTCGATTTAAGTGTGTATGCGGCCTACGCCGACCCCATTATGGTGATTGTTGCCTCCGTCTACTTTATTGTTGTGCCTGTAAAAATGATGCTAGCAGCGCTTAAGCAATTACAAACCTGCCCAGTGCAGCGTAGCTATTGCCGCACGCAAATTTAA
- a CDS encoding LysR family transcriptional regulator, whose protein sequence is MKVSQIEIFLAISESGSIAEAARRIGKSRTTLSSALTALEDELGVELLTRTGNQVSLTNIGEVIKNDCERLAMIANDITGRCHQHLQGVEASLRIARDDALPEAYWRQLIHEMSRQFPSISVSVYMAPPPELNDMVEQGVVDIAYCLLPQSQQLTSSHQVKLGEIRMMTVASKGHPLTTLSQVVKADLSRYTEFALATIDETGLHAVTPVSGNYIALPFYEHLRNAVLDGTGFASVPSVLINPYLRDGSVKVLKYDQAMTSQAYGMIQTRYSQLGRLSQWLAQQIAAYLSES, encoded by the coding sequence ATGAAAGTCAGTCAAATTGAAATATTTCTCGCTATTAGCGAATCGGGCTCGATTGCAGAGGCGGCACGACGAATTGGCAAAAGCCGCACGACGTTAAGCTCGGCACTCACTGCCCTTGAGGATGAACTTGGCGTTGAGCTGCTCACTCGCACCGGTAATCAAGTCTCGTTAACGAATATTGGTGAAGTTATTAAAAATGACTGTGAACGTTTGGCGATGATCGCCAACGACATCACCGGTCGCTGTCATCAGCACTTGCAAGGTGTTGAAGCCTCGCTGCGCATTGCCCGTGACGATGCTCTCCCTGAGGCTTATTGGCGACAACTAATTCATGAAATGAGCAGACAATTTCCTAGTATTAGCGTTTCTGTGTATATGGCGCCGCCGCCGGAGCTCAACGATATGGTGGAGCAAGGGGTCGTCGATATTGCTTATTGTTTGTTACCCCAAAGCCAGCAACTAACAAGTAGCCATCAAGTCAAGCTAGGTGAGATTCGTATGATGACCGTGGCCAGCAAAGGCCATCCGCTCACGACACTCAGCCAAGTAGTTAAAGCCGACCTGTCCAGATATACCGAATTTGCGTTAGCAACTATTGATGAAACGGGTCTGCATGCGGTTACCCCAGTCTCAGGAAATTACATCGCGTTGCCTTTTTATGAGCACCTGCGCAATGCCGTGCTTGATGGCACCGGCTTTGCCAGTGTGCCCTCGGTTTTAATTAATCCCTATTTACGCGACGGCAGTGTTAAAGTTTTGAAGTACGATCAAGCGATGACATCGCAGGCCTATGGCATGATTCAAACCCGCTATAGCCAGCTTGGTCGGCTAAGCCAGTGGCTAGCGCAACAAATTGCTGCCTATCTGAGTGAATCTTAG
- the fldB gene encoding flavodoxin FldB: protein MKIGLFYGSTTCYTEIAAEKIRDIIGAEVVDLYNIQDEPLKKAEDYEFLIFGISTWDFGEIQEDWESHWDDISGVNLSGKVIALFGMGDQQGYGQWFQDALGMLHDEIKPQGVHFIGQWPNGDDYEFEASKALTEDKSHFVGLALDEDSQYDKSDERIATWIEQIMNEYSAL from the coding sequence ATGAAGATTGGTTTATTTTATGGCTCGACTACCTGCTACACCGAAATAGCAGCGGAAAAAATCCGCGACATCATTGGTGCAGAGGTGGTGGACTTATACAACATCCAAGATGAGCCTTTGAAAAAAGCTGAAGATTACGAATTTCTAATCTTCGGGATATCAACATGGGACTTTGGTGAAATCCAAGAGGATTGGGAGTCGCACTGGGATGATATCAGTGGCGTCAATTTGAGTGGCAAAGTGATCGCACTTTTCGGAATGGGCGATCAGCAAGGTTATGGCCAGTGGTTCCAAGATGCACTGGGTATGCTCCACGACGAAATTAAGCCACAAGGTGTGCACTTTATTGGCCAATGGCCCAATGGCGATGACTACGAGTTCGAAGCGTCTAAAGCATTAACAGAGGATAAATCTCACTTTGTTGGCTTAGCGCTAGATGAGGACAGTCAGTACGATAAAAGCGATGAACGCATTGCTACTTGGATAGAGCAAATCATGAATGAGTACAGCGCGTTATAA